From one Sorangium aterium genomic stretch:
- a CDS encoding amidohydrolase family protein, with protein MSRAHIAAVLLVLLLPAACAHGPAPSQPADIAALRLADWQPTPLVALERTAITHLAVPAIDVHTHLRRVVDVAAEVARMDAFHVETIVNLDGFSGKRLARELERFDRAYPGRFLTFANLDLTLVGAPGWGERVAAQLATDFEAGAKGLKIFKELGLTVRTPEGRRVALDSPELEPVWRTCARYRRPVLWHVADPAAFFVPLDAKNERWHELREFPGWSFADRTRFPTRAQLFEERNRVLERHPDVTFVGAHMGSSSEDLKQLAGWLDRFPNFNVDMSASISELGRQPRAAHRFFVRYQDRVLFGTDLKSAKTAGYEVYARFLETEDDYFDTEAANGRQGFWRIYGIQLPAPALRKIYRDNARRLLWPAEADRPAARP; from the coding sequence ATGTCCCGCGCGCATATCGCAGCGGTCCTCCTCGTTCTCCTCCTGCCAGCCGCGTGCGCTCACGGCCCGGCGCCGTCGCAGCCCGCCGACATCGCGGCGCTGCGGCTCGCGGACTGGCAGCCCACACCGCTTGTGGCGCTCGAGCGCACCGCGATCACCCACCTGGCCGTGCCCGCCATCGATGTCCACACGCACCTGCGCCGGGTCGTGGACGTGGCCGCCGAGGTCGCGCGCATGGACGCGTTTCACGTCGAGACCATCGTCAACCTCGATGGCTTCTCGGGCAAGCGCCTGGCGCGCGAGCTCGAGCGCTTCGACCGCGCATATCCAGGGCGCTTCCTGACCTTTGCCAACCTCGACCTCACGCTCGTGGGCGCGCCGGGGTGGGGCGAGCGCGTGGCCGCTCAGCTCGCGACCGACTTCGAGGCCGGGGCCAAGGGGCTCAAGATCTTCAAGGAGCTCGGGCTCACGGTGCGCACGCCCGAGGGCCGGCGCGTCGCGCTCGACAGCCCGGAGCTCGAGCCGGTCTGGCGCACGTGCGCGCGCTACCGCCGGCCCGTGCTCTGGCACGTGGCCGACCCGGCGGCGTTCTTCGTCCCGCTGGACGCGAAGAACGAGCGCTGGCACGAGCTGCGCGAGTTCCCGGGCTGGTCGTTCGCAGACCGGACGCGCTTTCCCACGCGCGCGCAGCTCTTCGAGGAGCGCAACCGCGTCCTCGAACGCCACCCCGACGTCACGTTCGTGGGCGCGCACATGGGCAGCTCGTCCGAAGACCTGAAGCAGCTCGCGGGCTGGCTCGATCGCTTCCCCAATTTCAACGTCGACATGTCGGCCAGCATCAGCGAGCTGGGCCGGCAGCCGCGCGCGGCACACCGCTTCTTCGTCCGCTACCAGGACCGCGTGCTCTTCGGCACCGACCTCAAGAGCGCAAAGACCGCAGGCTACGAGGTCTACGCGCGCTTCCTCGAGACCGAGGACGACTACTTCGACACCGAGGCAGCGAACGGCCGCCAGGGGTTCTGGAGGATCTACGGCATCCAGTTGCCCGCGCCCGCGCTGCGGAAGATCTACCGCGACAACGCCCGTCGCCTGCTCTGGCCCGCAGAGGCCGATCGGCCCGCGGCACGCCCGTGA
- a CDS encoding amylo-alpha-1,6-glucosidase yields the protein MVGMGREICGDLGIAEEREWLVTNGIGGYGSGTVAGSLTRGYHGLLVAALRPPVDRRLMLVKLDETVTYRGAAWDLATNRWASGAVAPGGFVNIEHFALDGSIPCWRYACADALLEKRIWMEHGQNTTYIAYTALRAREPLRFTARAIANNRVFHNTGTVAWPAGVSAASGGVRVVTAGDALPLFLKLEGSAATPATELYRGFALPAETARGLLDRDDHIHVATFETTLLPGETVVFLAAAGDGTTAVEPEALARRRARDRALLSAWSGARPSGAAAAPGWVAQLVLAADQFVVDRAQSPGGSPGKSPGGSPGKSIIAGYPWFEDWGRDTMISLPGLALSTGQASIAAPILRTFAAFVDQGMLPNRFPDGATVPEYNTMDATLWYFQAIRACHEATGDDGLLRDLFPVLQDIIDWHIKGTRYGIHVDPGDGLLRGGQEGVQLTWMDAKVGDRVITPRIGKPVEINALWYNALRAMVAFAARLGEPAEPYQGMAARALASFDRFWNAAADYCYDVLDGPSGAEAALRPNQLFAVSLPESPLSPERQRAVVDACARALLTSHGLRSLAPSEPAYQGVCVGDQERRDASYHQGTVWAWLIGPFIEAHLRVYRDPDAARRLLAPMGDHINAAGLGSISEIFDGDAPFVPRGCIAQAWSVGEALRAFTLLDQAASPVQAPA from the coding sequence ATGGTCGGGATGGGGAGGGAAATCTGCGGCGACCTGGGGATCGCCGAAGAGCGCGAGTGGCTCGTCACCAACGGCATCGGCGGCTATGGCTCCGGGACGGTGGCCGGCTCGCTCACGCGCGGCTACCACGGGCTCCTCGTCGCTGCCCTCCGGCCGCCCGTCGATCGGCGGCTGATGCTGGTCAAGCTCGACGAGACCGTCACGTACCGCGGCGCGGCCTGGGACCTCGCGACCAACCGCTGGGCGAGCGGCGCCGTCGCGCCGGGCGGCTTCGTCAACATCGAGCACTTCGCGCTCGACGGCTCGATCCCTTGCTGGCGCTACGCCTGCGCCGACGCGCTGCTCGAAAAGCGCATCTGGATGGAGCACGGCCAGAACACCACCTACATCGCTTACACCGCGCTCCGGGCCCGCGAGCCGTTGCGCTTCACCGCGCGCGCCATCGCCAACAACCGCGTCTTCCACAACACCGGCACCGTCGCGTGGCCGGCCGGGGTCAGCGCCGCTTCGGGCGGCGTCCGCGTCGTCACGGCCGGCGACGCGCTGCCGCTGTTCCTCAAGCTGGAAGGCAGCGCGGCCACCCCCGCGACGGAGCTCTACCGCGGCTTCGCGCTCCCGGCCGAGACGGCGCGCGGCCTCCTCGATCGCGACGACCACATCCACGTCGCGACCTTCGAGACGACGCTCCTGCCCGGCGAGACGGTGGTGTTCCTCGCCGCCGCCGGAGACGGCACCACCGCTGTCGAGCCGGAGGCCCTCGCGCGCCGCCGCGCGCGCGATCGGGCCCTCCTCTCGGCGTGGAGCGGGGCGAGGCCGTCGGGCGCGGCCGCCGCCCCCGGCTGGGTCGCACAGCTCGTCCTCGCCGCCGACCAGTTCGTCGTGGACCGCGCGCAGAGCCCCGGCGGCAGCCCCGGTAAGAGCCCCGGCGGTAGCCCCGGTAAGAGCATCATCGCCGGGTATCCCTGGTTCGAGGACTGGGGCCGCGACACGATGATCAGCCTCCCCGGGCTCGCGCTCTCGACAGGACAGGCGAGCATCGCCGCGCCGATCCTCCGCACGTTCGCCGCCTTCGTGGATCAGGGGATGCTGCCCAACCGGTTCCCCGACGGTGCCACGGTCCCTGAATACAACACGATGGACGCCACCCTCTGGTACTTCCAGGCCATCCGCGCCTGTCACGAGGCGACCGGCGACGACGGGCTCCTGCGCGATCTGTTCCCGGTGCTGCAGGACATCATCGACTGGCATATCAAGGGCACGCGTTACGGGATCCATGTCGACCCGGGCGATGGTCTGCTCCGCGGCGGGCAGGAAGGCGTCCAGCTCACCTGGATGGATGCCAAGGTCGGTGATCGCGTGATCACGCCGCGTATCGGCAAGCCGGTCGAGATCAACGCCCTCTGGTACAACGCGCTGCGGGCGATGGTCGCCTTCGCCGCCCGCCTCGGCGAGCCCGCCGAGCCGTATCAGGGGATGGCGGCGAGGGCCCTCGCGTCCTTCGATCGCTTCTGGAACGCCGCCGCGGACTACTGCTACGACGTCCTCGACGGGCCCTCCGGCGCCGAGGCGGCGCTCCGGCCGAACCAGCTCTTCGCCGTGTCGCTCCCCGAGAGCCCGCTCTCCCCCGAGCGACAGCGCGCCGTTGTCGACGCGTGCGCCCGGGCGCTCCTGACGTCGCACGGGCTGCGCTCGCTCGCCCCGTCGGAGCCGGCCTATCAGGGGGTCTGCGTCGGCGATCAGGAGCGCCGCGACGCTTCTTACCACCAGGGCACTGTATGGGCGTGGCTCATCGGCCCGTTCATCGAGGCGCACCTCCGCGTCTACCGCGATCCCGACGCAGCCCGCCGGCTGCTCGCGCCGATGGGTGATCACATCAACGCCGCCGGCCTCGGCTCGATCAGCGAGATCTTCGATGGTGACGCCCCCTTCGTGCCGCGCGGCTGCATCGCCCAGGCGTGGAGCGTCGGCGAGGCGCTCCGCGCCTTCACGCTCCTCGACCAGGCGGCGTCGCCCGTCCAGGCGCCCGCTTGA
- a CDS encoding pyridoxal phosphate-dependent decarboxylase family protein: MARPKRPPSGPHPLELPGDAMREMVELAMDRIVQHIESLPEQPMHATRGGKRVARSLREPLPERGVPYEKLLRKLFGKLIPMSLNTASPGYMGYIPGGGLFHAAVADLIADAVNRYVGVFQAAPLLVQIEANVIAWFCAMLGLPEGSGGILTTGGSLANLVAVITARRERLPPDFLRGTLYASEEAHHSVTKAALLAGFPPEAVREIPVDGRFRMRLGAAAEAVARDRARGLSPFLLVASAGTTGTGAIDELPALADLAQTERLWLHVDAAYGGFFALTERGRAAMRGIERADSVTLDPHKSLFLPYGTGCLAVRDREALRRAHALSASYMPPMQAEDDLVDFCAISPELSRDARGLRVWLPLKMHGASVFRAELDEKLTLACGAADALRQMAHIEVVAEPELSLLAFRARPPGVDDGPALDALNRRLLARVNAKQRVLLTGVVAGGRFLLRMCILSFRTHADRVNAALADVATSLAEVLEELRDGRLSPARGSDRHGGADDD; this comes from the coding sequence TTGGCCCGCCCGAAACGCCCGCCGTCAGGCCCCCACCCGCTCGAGCTGCCGGGCGACGCCATGCGCGAGATGGTCGAGCTCGCGATGGACCGCATCGTCCAGCACATCGAGAGCCTGCCGGAGCAGCCGATGCACGCGACGCGGGGAGGCAAGCGGGTCGCGCGCTCGCTCCGCGAGCCGCTGCCGGAGCGCGGCGTGCCTTATGAAAAGCTCCTCCGGAAGCTCTTCGGCAAGCTCATCCCGATGAGCCTGAACACGGCGTCCCCCGGTTACATGGGGTACATCCCGGGCGGCGGGCTCTTTCACGCGGCCGTGGCCGATCTGATCGCGGACGCGGTGAACAGGTATGTGGGCGTCTTCCAGGCCGCCCCCCTGCTCGTGCAGATCGAGGCGAACGTGATCGCCTGGTTCTGCGCCATGCTCGGCCTGCCCGAGGGTTCGGGGGGGATCCTCACGACGGGCGGCTCGCTCGCGAACCTCGTCGCGGTGATCACCGCGCGCCGCGAGCGCCTCCCGCCGGACTTCCTGCGAGGGACCCTCTATGCCTCGGAGGAAGCGCACCACTCGGTGACGAAGGCCGCGCTCCTCGCCGGCTTTCCGCCGGAGGCCGTGCGCGAGATCCCGGTGGACGGGCGCTTTCGCATGCGGCTCGGCGCGGCGGCGGAGGCTGTCGCGCGCGACCGGGCGCGCGGCCTCTCCCCTTTCCTCCTCGTCGCCTCCGCGGGCACGACGGGCACCGGCGCGATCGACGAACTGCCCGCCCTCGCCGACCTCGCCCAGACCGAGCGCCTCTGGCTGCACGTCGACGCGGCGTACGGCGGCTTCTTCGCGCTCACCGAGCGAGGGCGCGCGGCGATGCGGGGGATCGAGCGCGCCGACTCGGTGACGCTGGACCCGCACAAGAGCCTCTTCTTGCCGTATGGGACAGGCTGCCTCGCGGTGCGCGATCGCGAGGCGCTGCGGCGCGCGCACGCGCTCTCCGCCTCGTACATGCCGCCGATGCAGGCGGAGGACGATCTCGTGGATTTCTGCGCGATCAGCCCCGAGCTGTCGCGCGACGCGCGCGGGCTGCGGGTGTGGCTGCCGCTCAAGATGCATGGGGCCTCCGTCTTCCGGGCCGAGCTCGACGAGAAGCTCACGCTCGCCTGCGGCGCGGCCGACGCGCTCCGGCAGATGGCGCACATCGAGGTCGTGGCGGAGCCCGAGCTGTCGCTCCTCGCGTTCAGGGCGCGGCCGCCCGGCGTCGACGACGGGCCGGCGCTCGACGCGCTGAATCGGCGCCTCCTCGCGCGGGTGAACGCGAAGCAGCGGGTGCTGCTCACGGGGGTGGTGGCCGGGGGGCGGTTTCTGCTGCGGATGTGCATCCTGAGCTTCAGGACACACGCGGACCGCGTGAACGCGGCGCTCGCCGACGTCGCGACGAGCCTTGCGGAAGTGCTGGAAGAGCTCCGAGATGGGCGGCTTTCGCCCGCGCGCGGAAGCGATCGGCACGGAGGAGCGGACGACGACTGA
- the smpB gene encoding SsrA-binding protein SmpB, producing the protein MPKEKARPGETLIARNKRAGFNYDLGDRFEAGIVLKGSEVKMLRAGKADLTDSFCTVLRGEVFLHGVSIAAMASAAFGHVPKGARKLLLHRREIERIDLSIAREGMTAVATRLYFKSGLAKVEIALARGKKSHDKRETIKEQDAEREMRAVVVHGQRGYGRA; encoded by the coding sequence ATGCCGAAGGAGAAGGCCAGGCCGGGCGAGACGCTCATCGCGCGCAACAAGCGCGCGGGCTTCAATTACGACCTCGGCGACCGGTTCGAGGCGGGGATCGTCCTCAAGGGGAGCGAGGTGAAGATGCTTCGCGCCGGCAAGGCCGACTTGACCGACTCGTTCTGCACGGTCCTCCGGGGCGAGGTGTTCCTGCACGGCGTGAGCATCGCCGCGATGGCAAGCGCCGCCTTCGGCCACGTGCCGAAGGGCGCGCGCAAGCTCCTCCTCCACCGGCGCGAGATCGAGCGCATCGATCTCTCGATCGCCCGCGAGGGCATGACCGCCGTCGCCACCCGGCTCTACTTCAAGAGCGGTCTTGCCAAGGTCGAGATCGCGCTGGCGCGGGGGAAGAAGAGCCACGACAAGCGCGAGACCATCAAGGAGCAAGACGCCGAGCGCGAGATGCGCGCCGTGGTGGTGCACGGACAGCGAGGGTACGGACGCGCGTGA
- a CDS encoding serine/threonine-protein kinase, producing MPRCPRCHIRVSASRPCPRDGFTAPAVTEASAGAPSRIEGFAVGGELGRGGFSVVWEATRRDDGAAAAIKVARASTGLARARFAREAAAMSRAGAPPAPALHARGQLDDGRPYLATERVRAPTLARWIEDRAAGAGAAAAPDGALAVAAAVLEALGAVHARGVVHRDLTPDNVAIDATGPAVRATLLDFGRACTLGGGAARETGDGAAWAGAERTGAGFALGTPEYMAPEQIRGEAAADARTDLYAFGVILHELFALRPPFVGDRSAIEHGHLHLRPPRLPEEAGASDAVQELILACMAKDPAERPPSADALRRALDDALPRTLDDARRRAPCALPVAAAAPAPAETPAAAEMPTAAETPAAAETPAAAETPAAAAAKAPGAALIAEGRRLMALVAVETTADAAQVSAAVARRAGFVARRRGRRFVAVFSGADVEAPLAAALAAAEDLTRGGEARAAVHLAPLRSRPRSDGPPAVYGAAVEQPETWIPEGAADPVVLTEAAARALPAARAGAGAETDLLRQRAGPPLVGRDDVLDALAASAGACFARGAPGLFTLLGERGLGKSRLLAEAAALVQRLWPDAAVIAAAAEPPAAGEPARPLQELLRQALAGAPPGDEHGPRALASALRARARSGPIAVVLDDAHWAPDGLLDALEVATLDGERGPCWVLVAADPRLAAARRGFGARASRSDALTLAPLDAAAGVRLAAALLAPAEYPPAAALDRLHGWAAGNPAALVELAAALREAGMVRRRARTGSFYLATAALDRIPPSPAWQWLATRQLDLLPREISACARLCAVLGVTFSAAEVERVQGALERGGGATTPVDARAGLRALRDHGLLEQRAPDRFAFRSAALRDALYGMLDPSHRRRVHQAALEVWRDARDPGADALERLALHAAAVGARAEAAAASIRLAEAALAAHEHVAADAHATRAIEVIEVIDAIDVGDVIHAPGEAPGGVPGEALGGADGLARARALTLRGAARYRMSRTREALEDLTAAAASARASGADALLCEALLEEATALDWDNDFAGSAARVEEARPIVARLGDRRLSRRFLVAEGRCGWRHARVPEAVEQLGRGAAMAEADGDHEARVVALLLLACALVVAGRLAEAEARFDEVIALAAGAKDSVHLCVAYCNRFFLWTAMEALDRAIDDLRRAVDLAREVGNPWPERAATGNLAEQLFWNGSDDEALELARRGRALEERFMERPVVELSLMLARLHAARGEDAEAAAAVAWIRASCPPGPGAPNAQALLDSVALAIGAPGGAGWEETLARSRGLLPIERLEALYFLARAARRAGREADARAAFAEARPLLPSGLSFARRFAALGIDG from the coding sequence TTGCCTCGCTGCCCACGTTGCCACATCCGGGTCTCCGCCTCGCGCCCGTGTCCCCGCGACGGCTTCACGGCGCCCGCGGTCACGGAGGCGAGCGCCGGGGCGCCGTCGCGCATCGAGGGCTTCGCCGTGGGCGGCGAGCTCGGCCGCGGCGGGTTCTCGGTGGTCTGGGAGGCCACGCGCCGCGACGACGGCGCGGCCGCCGCCATCAAGGTGGCGCGCGCCAGCACCGGGCTCGCGCGGGCGCGCTTCGCGCGGGAGGCAGCGGCGATGTCCCGCGCCGGCGCGCCGCCCGCGCCCGCGCTCCACGCGCGAGGGCAGCTCGACGACGGGCGACCGTACCTCGCGACGGAGCGGGTGCGGGCGCCGACGCTCGCCCGGTGGATCGAGGACCGCGCCGCGGGCGCAGGCGCGGCGGCCGCCCCCGACGGCGCGCTCGCGGTGGCCGCGGCGGTGCTCGAGGCGCTCGGCGCCGTCCACGCGCGCGGCGTCGTGCACCGCGATCTCACGCCCGACAACGTGGCGATCGACGCGACCGGCCCCGCCGTGCGCGCGACGCTGCTCGACTTCGGCCGGGCTTGCACGCTCGGCGGCGGCGCCGCTCGCGAGACGGGCGACGGCGCGGCGTGGGCCGGCGCCGAACGGACCGGCGCGGGCTTCGCGCTGGGGACGCCCGAGTACATGGCGCCCGAGCAGATCCGCGGCGAGGCGGCGGCGGACGCGCGGACGGACCTCTATGCGTTCGGCGTGATCCTCCACGAGCTCTTCGCGCTGAGGCCGCCCTTCGTCGGCGATCGCAGCGCGATCGAGCACGGCCACCTCCACCTGCGCCCGCCGCGCCTGCCGGAGGAGGCAGGCGCCTCCGACGCGGTGCAGGAGCTCATCCTCGCCTGCATGGCCAAGGACCCGGCCGAGCGCCCGCCGAGCGCCGACGCCCTCCGGCGCGCGCTGGACGACGCGCTCCCGCGCACGCTGGACGATGCGCGCCGCCGCGCGCCGTGCGCCCTGCCCGTGGCCGCCGCCGCGCCCGCGCCGGCCGAGACGCCCGCGGCGGCCGAGATGCCCACGGCGGCCGAGACGCCCGCGGCGGCCGAGACGCCCGCGGCGGCCGAGACGCCCGCGGCGGCCGCAGCAAAGGCGCCGGGCGCGGCGCTCATCGCAGAGGGCCGCCGGCTGATGGCGCTCGTCGCCGTCGAGACCACGGCTGACGCCGCGCAGGTGAGCGCCGCCGTCGCGCGGCGCGCGGGCTTCGTGGCGCGGCGCCGCGGCCGACGCTTCGTCGCGGTCTTCTCGGGCGCCGACGTCGAGGCGCCGCTCGCGGCCGCGCTCGCCGCCGCCGAGGACCTCACCCGCGGCGGTGAAGCGCGCGCCGCTGTCCACCTCGCCCCGCTCCGCAGCCGCCCGCGCAGCGACGGCCCGCCCGCCGTCTACGGCGCGGCGGTGGAGCAGCCCGAGACCTGGATCCCCGAGGGCGCGGCGGATCCCGTAGTGCTCACCGAGGCCGCCGCCCGCGCGCTCCCGGCGGCGCGCGCCGGCGCTGGCGCCGAGACGGACCTCCTGCGGCAGCGCGCGGGACCGCCGCTCGTCGGCCGAGACGACGTCCTCGACGCGCTCGCCGCCAGCGCCGGCGCCTGCTTCGCGCGCGGCGCGCCTGGGCTGTTCACGCTCCTCGGCGAGCGCGGCCTCGGCAAGTCCCGCCTCCTCGCGGAGGCGGCCGCGCTGGTGCAGCGCCTCTGGCCCGACGCGGCGGTGATCGCCGCCGCCGCGGAGCCGCCCGCGGCGGGAGAGCCGGCGCGGCCGCTGCAGGAGCTCCTGCGCCAGGCGCTCGCCGGAGCGCCGCCGGGCGACGAGCACGGCCCGCGCGCGCTCGCCTCGGCGCTGCGCGCGCGGGCGCGCAGCGGGCCGATCGCGGTCGTCCTCGACGACGCGCACTGGGCGCCCGACGGCCTCCTCGACGCGCTCGAGGTCGCCACCCTGGACGGCGAGCGCGGGCCCTGCTGGGTGCTCGTCGCCGCGGATCCGCGGCTCGCCGCGGCGCGCCGGGGGTTCGGCGCGCGCGCCTCCCGGAGCGACGCGCTCACCCTGGCCCCGCTCGACGCGGCCGCCGGGGTCCGGCTCGCCGCCGCGCTCCTCGCGCCCGCCGAGTACCCGCCCGCGGCCGCGCTCGACCGGCTGCACGGCTGGGCCGCCGGCAACCCCGCGGCGCTCGTGGAGCTCGCCGCCGCGCTCAGGGAGGCCGGCATGGTGCGCCGGCGCGCGCGGACGGGCAGCTTCTACCTCGCCACCGCGGCGCTCGACCGCATCCCGCCCTCCCCCGCGTGGCAGTGGCTCGCCACGCGCCAGCTCGACCTCCTGCCGCGGGAGATCTCGGCGTGCGCCCGCCTGTGCGCGGTCCTCGGCGTCACCTTCAGCGCCGCCGAGGTCGAGCGCGTCCAGGGCGCGCTCGAGCGCGGCGGCGGCGCGACCACGCCCGTCGACGCGCGCGCCGGCCTGCGCGCGCTCCGCGACCACGGCCTGCTCGAGCAGCGCGCGCCCGATCGGTTCGCCTTCCGGAGCGCCGCGCTCCGCGACGCGCTGTACGGGATGCTCGACCCGTCGCACCGCCGTCGCGTCCACCAGGCTGCGCTCGAGGTGTGGCGGGATGCCCGGGATCCGGGCGCGGACGCGCTCGAGCGCCTCGCCCTGCACGCCGCCGCGGTGGGCGCGCGCGCGGAGGCCGCGGCGGCGTCGATCCGGCTCGCCGAGGCCGCGCTCGCGGCGCACGAGCACGTGGCCGCCGACGCCCATGCAACGCGCGCGATCGAGGTGATCGAGGTGATCGACGCGATTGACGTGGGCGACGTGATCCACGCGCCGGGCGAGGCTCCGGGAGGCGTGCCAGGCGAGGCGCTCGGCGGCGCCGACGGCCTGGCCAGGGCGCGCGCGCTCACGCTGCGGGGCGCGGCGCGCTACCGGATGTCGCGCACGCGCGAGGCGCTCGAGGACCTCACCGCGGCGGCCGCCTCCGCGCGCGCGTCGGGCGCAGACGCGCTGCTCTGCGAGGCCCTGCTCGAGGAGGCCACGGCGCTCGATTGGGACAACGACTTCGCCGGCTCGGCGGCGCGCGTGGAGGAGGCGCGGCCGATCGTCGCGCGCCTCGGCGACCGCCGGCTCTCGCGCCGCTTCCTCGTGGCCGAGGGGCGCTGCGGGTGGCGCCACGCGCGCGTGCCCGAGGCGGTCGAGCAGCTCGGCCGCGGCGCGGCGATGGCCGAGGCGGACGGAGATCACGAGGCGCGCGTCGTCGCGCTCCTGCTGCTCGCGTGCGCGCTGGTCGTGGCCGGTCGGCTCGCGGAGGCCGAGGCCCGCTTCGACGAGGTGATCGCGCTCGCGGCCGGGGCGAAGGACAGCGTCCACCTCTGCGTCGCGTACTGCAACCGGTTCTTCCTGTGGACCGCGATGGAGGCGCTGGACCGCGCGATCGACGATCTCCGGCGCGCGGTCGATCTGGCGCGCGAGGTGGGCAACCCGTGGCCCGAGCGCGCGGCGACCGGCAACCTCGCCGAGCAGCTCTTCTGGAACGGGAGCGACGACGAGGCGCTCGAGCTCGCCCGCCGAGGCCGCGCGCTCGAGGAGCGCTTCATGGAGCGCCCGGTGGTCGAGCTCTCGCTGATGCTCGCCCGGCTCCACGCCGCGCGCGGCGAGGACGCCGAGGCCGCGGCGGCGGTCGCGTGGATCCGCGCGAGCTGCCCGCCCGGCCCGGGGGCGCCGAACGCGCAGGCCTTGCTGGACTCCGTGGCGCTCGCGATCGGCGCGCCCGGCGGCGCGGGCTGGGAGGAGACGCTCGCGCGCTCGCGCGGCCTGCTCCCGATCGAGCGGCTCGAGGCGCTCTACTTCCTGGCGCGCGCCGCCCGCCGCGCCGGCCGGGAGGCCGACGCACGCGCGGCCTTCGCCGAGGCCCGCCCGCTGCTCCCGTCGGGCCTCTCGTTCGCCCGGCGCTTCGCCGCGCTGGGGATCGACGGATAA
- a CDS encoding serine/threonine-protein kinase, whose protein sequence is MKCDATDPVPLTTVVARGCSSGDRRVLSPGDRVGDYVVASLLGHGGAGAVYRVVPAEGGGAARALKVLHADLVSSHEAALRFAREVRAIGRIRHPNVIAVHDVGELPDGNPYFAMELLDGVDLRAHLAAAGRLSLDETLSILDPLASALSAAHAQAIVHRDIKPSNVFLADEGGARRVVLLDFGVAKLLDDSGPAITGSRQMVGTPAFMAPEQIRGLPTDQRTDVYALGALLYALLTGEPPFPATSALLPQLHLHARPPRPSARAPVEPAIDEVVLRALSKDPGRRQQGAAALLAELREAAGRAGLPSGAERLAVALHVEARADAAALEDAEPGLLDDLEAILPAAQAWLAERGFRAAVEAGHAALYVVDPGGFPGGERAARRSAIDAARALLGALEARPARDPRVHVALCLHAAPARFDGGAPAGGPLLDVAAWLPEGLPAGLFATAALLDLATAALLDGLGIEAAPAGAVARLYARALPAITRSR, encoded by the coding sequence GTGAAGTGCGACGCGACCGACCCTGTGCCGCTCACCACGGTCGTGGCGCGGGGATGCTCCTCCGGGGACCGGCGCGTGCTCTCGCCCGGGGATCGCGTCGGCGACTACGTCGTCGCATCGCTGCTCGGCCACGGCGGCGCGGGCGCCGTGTACCGCGTGGTCCCCGCGGAGGGGGGCGGCGCCGCGCGCGCGCTCAAGGTGCTCCACGCCGATCTCGTCTCGAGCCACGAGGCGGCGCTCCGCTTCGCGCGCGAGGTGCGCGCGATCGGCCGCATCCGGCACCCCAACGTCATCGCCGTCCACGACGTCGGCGAGCTTCCGGACGGGAACCCGTACTTCGCGATGGAGCTGCTCGACGGCGTGGATCTCCGGGCGCACCTCGCGGCGGCCGGGCGCCTGTCGCTCGACGAGACGCTCTCGATCCTCGATCCGCTCGCGTCAGCGCTCTCGGCCGCGCACGCTCAGGCGATCGTGCACCGCGACATCAAGCCCTCGAACGTCTTCCTGGCGGACGAAGGCGGCGCGCGGCGCGTCGTGCTCCTCGACTTCGGCGTGGCCAAGCTGCTCGACGACTCGGGGCCGGCGATCACCGGCTCGCGGCAGATGGTCGGCACGCCGGCGTTCATGGCGCCCGAGCAGATCCGCGGCCTGCCGACGGATCAGCGCACCGACGTCTACGCGCTCGGCGCGCTCCTCTATGCCCTGCTCACCGGCGAGCCGCCCTTCCCGGCGACGTCGGCGCTGCTCCCGCAGCTGCACCTCCACGCCCGCCCGCCGCGCCCGAGCGCGCGCGCGCCGGTCGAGCCTGCGATCGACGAGGTGGTGCTGCGGGCGCTCAGCAAGGACCCGGGGCGCCGCCAGCAGGGCGCGGCGGCGCTGCTCGCCGAGCTCCGGGAGGCGGCGGGCCGCGCTGGCCTCCCGTCCGGCGCCGAGCGGCTCGCGGTCGCCCTCCACGTCGAGGCGCGCGCCGACGCGGCGGCGCTGGAGGACGCGGAGCCGGGCCTGCTCGACGACCTGGAGGCGATCCTGCCCGCCGCGCAGGCGTGGCTCGCCGAGCGCGGCTTCCGCGCCGCGGTCGAGGCCGGCCACGCCGCGCTCTACGTCGTCGATCCGGGCGGGTTCCCCGGCGGCGAGCGCGCCGCGCGGCGGTCGGCGATCGACGCGGCGCGCGCGCTCCTCGGCGCGCTCGAGGCGCGTCCCGCGCGCGATCCGCGGGTGCACGTCGCGCTGTGCCTCCACGCCGCCCCGGCGCGCTTCGACGGCGGCGCGCCGGCAGGGGGCCCGCTGCTCGACGTCGCGGCGTGGCTCCCGGAGGGCCTGCCCGCCGGCCTCTTCGCGACGGCGGCGCTGCTCGACCTCGCGACGGCGGCGCTGCTCGACGGGCTCGGGATCGAGGCGGCGCCGGCCGGGGCCGTGGCGCGGCTCTACGCGCGCGCCCTCCCGGCGATCACCAGATCCCGGTGA